The nucleotide window GGAAGCGTCTCGCTCGAGTTGCTCTACCATCGGCGGCCGACGGTCATTCTGTACTGGGTGCCGCGCTGGGCTTACAGGGTCCAGTCCTGGTTCCGCAAGGTTCGCTACATTACGCTCGTCAACTTGTTGACCGCCCGCGAGTTGTTCCCCGGCCGGCTCGAAGCCTATGACCCCGACGCGCCGGGGGCCGAGCAGGTGCCCTTTCCCGAGTATCTCACCTGGCAGGATCGCTCGGCCGACATCGCCCGACGACTGGTTGGCTGGCTGACCGACGAGGCGAAGCACCAGCAAAGCGTGGCACAACTGACCGAATTGCGTCAGCAAGTCGCTCACGGCGGGGCTTCGCGACGCGCCGCCGAATACCTGCTTGGCGTTCTGGCCGCGCGCCGGACGGGTGTCCCGCGACCTCATTTCCGCCGCGGTATGCGTGTGGCTAGCAGCGCCCTGGCCGACCGAGCGGCCTAGCCGCCGATCACTCGGCAATGATCTCGCAAGTTATTTTTTCGTGAGCTTCTCGGCTATACTGGATGGCTTCCGCGCATTGTACTGGAGCAGCCATTTTGTTTTTATCTGCCGAACCATCCGCCACCCCGTACGACGTGCGGTTCTCGCTGTTCGGCGTGCCGATCCGCATCCACCCGCTGTTCTGGCTTTTTTCGGTGCTGATGGGGCTGAACCTGCGGGATCCGGGGCTGGTGTTCATTTGGGTGGTTGCGTGCCTGCTGGCCTTGCTGGCTCACGAGTTCGGCCACATCGCGGCCATGCGCTATTTCGACGAGCGCGGCTACATCATCCTGCACGCCTTTGGCGGGCTGGCTGTCTCGCGGGCGCGCGTGCAGCGTCCGACGTTGCCCCAAGTGGTCGTTTCACTAGCCGGGCCATTCGCTGGTTTTTTGTTCGCGCTGGCGATCTATGGCGTCCTGTTCGCGGCTGGACGCCAACCGAGTTGGGCGTTTTCGCCCACCCAAGGAATTGACGTCTCGTTCGAGCCCGTCGCGCCGGCCGGTCTCAACGCGCTCGTTGTGCTGCTGTTGGAAGTGAACATCTATTGGGGCGTTTTGAACTTGCTGCCGATCCTGCCTTTGGACGGCGGCAATGTGTCGCTGGCCCTGTTCACCGAGTGGCGGTCACGCGAGGGAGTAATTCGCGCCTTGCAGGTCTCGATCGCCACGGCCGCCATCGTGGGGGGCTATGCGTATTTCATCACCCGAGATTTCTTCTTGCCGATGTTCTTCGGCTTTTTGGGCTTCAACAACTATCAACTGTTGCAGTCGATCAGCAATCGAGGTGACCGACCGTGGTAGCCGCCGGCGCTGAACTGAAACAACGGGTGGTCCTGTTGGGGGCCAGCAACCTGACGCGCGGCTTGCCGGTGGTGCTGCGCACGCTGCACCAATTGCTCGACGGCCCGATTGAAGTGCTGGCCGCCGCCGGGCGCGGGCGCTCGTACGGCATGAAGTCCAACTTCCTGGGTCGCTCGCTGCCGGGGATTCTGCACTGCGGGCTGTGGGACGAACTGTCGCGGATCGAGCCGCGGCCGACGACGGCCCTGATCACCGATGTGGGGAACGATCTGTTGTACGAAGCCCCGGTCGAGAAGATCGTCGAGTGGGTCGAGCGCTGCTGCGACCGTCTGGCCGCAGGTACGACGCGACTGGCCCTGACTGGGTTGCCGGTGTGCAACCTCAACTCGCTATCGCAGCCGCGGTTCAAGTTCTTCCGATCGCTGTTCGTGCCGGGCTGCCAATTGACGCTGGCCGATGTGATCGGCCGCGCCAATCAGCTCGACGAGCGACTGCGTACGCTCGCTCAGGAGCGCGGCTTGGCCTGGATCGCGCAGCAAGCCGACTGGTTCGGCATCGACCCGATTCACATCCGCATGGCGACCTGGCCGGCGGCCTGGCGAACGATCCTGTCACCGCTGCGTCCGGCGACGGTCGACGCGCACGTGAATGGCGCCGCGGGACACAACGGTCACACGCCCTGGTCGCCACTGATGTGGCTCAGAACGACATTCGCCCTGCCCCAGCAAAGCGGGCTGTTTGGCCACCCGCGCCAACGAGCGCAGCCCTGCTTGATCATGCCCAACGGCAGCCGCTTGTCGCTGTATTAAGCGACGCTCGATCAATGCCGTTAGACGACGGACAACGTCGGCAGTGGTGTCCCCTGCTGCCGTCGATTGGCGGCCACCTGCTCGGCCAGATTCGTGCAGATCGACTCCAATAGCGGCGCCACGTCGGCGTTGCTGAAGTTCGCGGCCAGCCGCCCTTCATCGCCGTTGATGCGAACCTGGATATTGATCGGCAACTCGCCCAGGAACGGCACGTCGAGTTCGGTGGCCTGCTTCATCGCGCCGCCGTGGCCGAAGATGTCGTACCGCTTGCCGTTGTCGGGACAGAGGAAGTAGCTCATGTTCTCGATCATGCCCAGGACCGGAATGTTCACGGTTCGGAACATCGAGATCGCCCGCACCGCGTCGATCAACGCGACGTCCTGCGGCGTGCAGACCACCACCGCGCCGGTCAGGGGCAACAATTGCGACAGCGTGATCGCGATGTCGCCGGTCCCGGGGGGCATGTCGATGATCAGGTAGTCGAGTTCCCCCCAATCGGTGTCGCGGAGGAACTGGGTGATGATCCCGTGCAACATCGGCCCGCGCAAGGCCACTGCCTTGCCGGCCGGCACCATGAAGCCGATCGACATCACCTTCATCCCCTCGACGTCGGCCGGACGAATCTTGCGGTTGTCGTCCAGTTGCGGCTGGTGTTCGAGGCCTAGCAGGTGAGGAATGCTCGGCCCGTAGATGTCGGCGTCCATCAAACCCACGCGGCAGCCGGCGCGCTTCAACGCCCAGGCCAGTGACGCGGCCAGCGTGCTCTTGCCGACGCCCCCCTTGCCCGAGCCAACCGCGATCACGCTCTTGGCCTTCAGCCCAACCTGCCCCGCCGCCTCGGCCGGGCGCGGATGCACCACCAGGTTGACCTTCACCTCGGTCACGCCCGGCAAACGAGCTTTCAAATGCTCGGCACAGGCGGCCACGGTTTTCTGACGCAAGGGCGCTGAGTGAGTCGAAAGGGCTAGCGTCAATTCCAGCCGGCCGTTGCCGACGCGGATATCGCGCGCCTGCTGCTCGGCGTTCACGCCGCGGCCGGTCTCGGGGTCGAGAAAATCGTTCAACGCCGCCAACACCTGCTCGGAACTTGGACCAGTTGCCATCGTCACACCCAAACGGTTCGGAATCAGAACAGAGAAACTCGCCGCGATGCCCTCATGCTACGTATTGACTGACACACCAAGCCGGCGGCTTTGCCGCCGAACTCGGTGGCAGAGCCACCGGCTTGGAACCGAGGCAATACGATGCGGCATTACAAAGCGCTCGCGTCGCGCCACTCGTTGTTCTAGCGCAGCAGGTGCGTCTGGGCAAGGGGCCCTAAACGGCCTCGCCCCAGGGTAAACGCCGCCAAACGTGATCGCGCAGCGAAAGTTTCGCCTGGGGCAGATGAGATACCCGCTGGGCCGCGCGCGCGACCCAGTCGGCGAGCGTCAGCAACTCGCGCTCATGGACGACAACCGCGGTGACGCCTAGCTCGCAAAGCTCAGCCTGGTGCGACACGAGCCACGCTGGTCCGACGGCCACCAGCGCGCGAAACGTCCGCCCGGGGCGCGCTTCGCGGCGCCAGCGGCCAAGCACGTCGAAGTTCCGCTCGTGAAACTCCCAGACGCCGATCGCCGCGTCCAATGGCGTGAGTTGGGCAAAAAAGTCGTCGGCATGCCGGGCTTCGTGTACCCGCGGCGGCGCTTCGTCGGGCCAGGCCGCGCGCGGCACGGTGGCCAGCGCGCGGTGGCAGGCGAGCGCCCACCGCCCGGTCGATTCTCCCACGACGATGGCAAGGTTGCTCATGTCGGCCACCCCGGCGGCGGGCGATCCCCCGGCTCGAGTCCCAGTTGCACCAGCCGGCGATACAATCGCGGTCGCGTCATGCCCAGCAGCTTGGCCGCCCGGGTCTTGTTCCCTTTGGCGCGGCGCAACGCGCGGACTAGCAGCTCGCGCTCAATCTCGCCGAGAAAATCCTCCAGCACGATGGTTTCCTCGGGTTTGCGGGCGCGGCGCTGCGCGTCGGCCGCCAAATAAAGCCGGCGCGGCAGATCGGCCGCACTGACGCGCGGACCTTCAGCCGCGGCGTGGGCTTGCCCAACCACATCGGCCAATTCGTCGAGATCGTCCGGCCAGTGATAGGCGCAAAGCTGATCGAGCGCCTCGTCGGTGAAACCGGCCAATTGCTTGTTGATCGAGGCGTTCACTTGTTCGAGCAGAGCTTGAGCCACCAGCGGCACGTCGGCCGGCCGCTCGGCCAGCGGGACCGTCGCAATTACCAGCTCGCTCACCCGCCACGCTAGGTCAGCCAACAATCGCGGCTCATTAAGCTCGTCGAACAGGGGCGCTGACGCTGTGGCGATGATACGGAACGGCAAATCGCGCTGGCCGAACTGCTCGACCAGGCTGGCCTGCGCTTCGGCCGGCAGCTCGTCAACGTCGAGCAGCAGCAACGTCGCGCGCTCGGCGCCGGCCCGCGGAGCACTCAACCCGCGAACGGTCGCTTGCACCAACTCAGGCCCCAACAGCGGGCAGCTTAGCGGCACCAGCGGCGCCGACGCGCGGCCCGCGGCGAAATGAATCGTGCGGGCCAGCGCCTCGGCCCGGCTGCCGGCGCGGCCAAGGACCAGCACGTTGGCCGTGGCGCTTTGGGCCGCCGCGACGCGGGCGCGAAGTTGCCGCGCGGCGGGGCTGACACCGATCAACTGGTCGACGCGGTGCGCGGCGCGTTGCTCGCGACGGAATTGTTCGAGCGCGGCATGCAGCGCGCCGGCCGGCGCGGCGAAGGTGGTCGGTGTTGGCGCCTGGGCCGTCGGCGTTTCGTCATGGGCGATGGCCAGGACGCCGAACGCGCCGGAATCGGCGCTTGCCAACGGCAGGAAGTCGAAACGGCGCGCACGCGATTCGCCCGCGTGACTTATCCCGACGTTCAAGTCGATCACCTGCCAGGCCGATTGGCCGTGGAACGCTTCAGGGGGCGGGCAAAGTTGCGCGGCCAGCGGCGCAACGGCGTCGGCCGCCGGTTCGCTGTGGAACCGGCATTCCTGACCGACGAGCGTCGCGGCCTCGCCGCCGAGCCAAGCCTGGGCGGCCGGGTTCACGTAGACGATCTTGTGATCGCTATCGAGCGCATAGACCGGCTGTGTTACAGCGTCGAAAAGCTGCACGATTCCGGCGATTTGACGACGACGGGGCATGGCACAACGCCAAGTGCAAAGAATAGCCGGCGCGCGACCGAACGGCCGAGGTTAAGGCGCGGGGCGGCTCAGCTATCCAGTCTAAGCCGAGGCTTGCCGGTCACCAAGCAGAAAAGAGCCCGAGAAAGCCCCCCCGCGGAGTCTAGCGTGCCGCTGCCACTTCGGACTTCGGGCGAGTCTCCATCACCTGGCTGGTGGCGGTGTTTTTAGCCGGCCGAGTAGCGGCGACGGCCGAGCGCGATTGCTGGTCGAGCCCCGACGGGTGAATGCCGACGAGCACCACGCCGACCAGGCAGGCGAGCATGCCCAGCATCGCCCCGACGCCCCCTTGAGCCCGCAACTCGCCCGTGGCGGGGCGGAAAAAGAGGGCCGCGACGATCCGCAGGTAATAGGCGGCCGCAATGGCGGCATTCAACACACCGACGATGGCCAGGGCCATCAGCCAGCGACTGAGCGAGGCGGCGTCGGGGCCGGTGATGATCGTTTGCGGCAATTGCAGATCGAGCGCCGTCTCGACCGCGCCGGTGAACAAGGCCAGCTTCCCCCAGAAACCCGCCAGCGGTGGAATGCCCGCCAGGCTGAACATGAAGACGGCAATCGCGATGGCCGCCATGGGCTGGGTGCGCCCCGCGCCGGCCAGATCGTCGACCGTTTCGACTTGCGCGTGTTGCGAGCCCAACCAGGCCAGCGCGGCGAATGTGCCGAGCGTCGCCAAGGCGTACACCGCCAGGTAGAAGAACACGCCGGCCGCGCCGTTGAACACGGCCGGCTGCTCACGATGGCCGATCACCGCAAAGTAAACCGCCACGCCAATTAACATGTAGCCCGCGTGGGCGATCGATGAATAGGCCAGCAGGCGGCGGAGGTTGTCCTGCCACAAGGCCATCACGTTCCCCACCGTCATGGTGACGATGGCCAGAATCAGCGTCACGCGCCAGCCGAAGGTTTCGAGCCCCGGCATGGCCACCAGCATCACGCGCATAATCGCGACGAAGCCGACGATCTTGGGAAGGACCGACAACAGGGCCGCGTTGACGTGCGTGGTCCCCTGGTACACGTCGGGGGCGTAGAAGTGGAACGGCACCGCGGTAATTCGGAAGCCGAAGCTCGCGAACAGCAGAATCAGCGCGATCAAGCCGATCAAACCAGCGCCGTAAGGATCGGTCGACTGTTTGGCCAGCGTGTCATGAATGGCCGCCAGGTTCGTCGAGCCAGTCGCACCGTACAGAAAGCTGAAGCCGTACAACAGCACGGCCGACGAGACGATGCTGAGGAAGAAGTATTTGATCGTGGCTTCTTGCGACTCGCTGCCTCGCCGAGCGACGTACAACAATACGTAGGTCGGAATCGAAACCAGTTCCAGCCCCAGGAACAGTAGCACCAAATCCCGGGCCGAGGCTACGAGCATGGTGCCGGCCACGGCCATCAGCAACGTGCCGATCTGTTCCGACTCGTGCGAGCGAGGCGTCGGCCGATAGCTCATGCACAACAGCACGAACCCGACGCCCAGCGTCAGCCAGCGGATGTAGCTGCTGAACAGGTCGGCCGACAGCGAGTTGCCCG belongs to Planctomycetota bacterium and includes:
- a CDS encoding Mrp/NBP35 family ATP-binding protein, whose amino-acid sequence is MATGPSSEQVLAALNDFLDPETGRGVNAEQQARDIRVGNGRLELTLALSTHSAPLRQKTVAACAEHLKARLPGVTEVKVNLVVHPRPAEAAGQVGLKAKSVIAVGSGKGGVGKSTLAASLAWALKRAGCRVGLMDADIYGPSIPHLLGLEHQPQLDDNRKIRPADVEGMKVMSIGFMVPAGKAVALRGPMLHGIITQFLRDTDWGELDYLIIDMPPGTGDIAITLSQLLPLTGAVVVCTPQDVALIDAVRAISMFRTVNIPVLGMIENMSYFLCPDNGKRYDIFGHGGAMKQATELDVPFLGELPINIQVRINGDEGRLAANFSNADVAPLLESICTNLAEQVAANRRQQGTPLPTLSVV
- a CDS encoding NADH-quinone oxidoreductase subunit N, which translates into the protein MTLESVWYLAPETILIATATIIYLVGAFRGDTNPGLEQRLSRSLGVVGFLAAAFALLAPHGETSTLAGPGNSLSADLFSSYIRWLTLGVGFVLLCMSYRPTPRSHESEQIGTLLMAVAGTMLVASARDLVLLFLGLELVSIPTYVLLYVARRGSESQEATIKYFFLSIVSSAVLLYGFSFLYGATGSTNLAAIHDTLAKQSTDPYGAGLIGLIALILLFASFGFRITAVPFHFYAPDVYQGTTHVNAALLSVLPKIVGFVAIMRVMLVAMPGLETFGWRVTLILAIVTMTVGNVMALWQDNLRRLLAYSSIAHAGYMLIGVAVYFAVIGHREQPAVFNGAAGVFFYLAVYALATLGTFAALAWLGSQHAQVETVDDLAGAGRTQPMAAIAIAVFMFSLAGIPPLAGFWGKLALFTGAVETALDLQLPQTIITGPDAASLSRWLMALAIVGVLNAAIAAAYYLRIVAALFFRPATGELRAQGGVGAMLGMLACLVGVVLVGIHPSGLDQQSRSAVAATRPAKNTATSQVMETRPKSEVAAAR
- a CDS encoding sigma 54-interacting transcriptional regulator, with protein sequence MPRRRQIAGIVQLFDAVTQPVYALDSDHKIVYVNPAAQAWLGGEAATLVGQECRFHSEPAADAVAPLAAQLCPPPEAFHGQSAWQVIDLNVGISHAGESRARRFDFLPLASADSGAFGVLAIAHDETPTAQAPTPTTFAAPAGALHAALEQFRREQRAAHRVDQLIGVSPAARQLRARVAAAQSATANVLVLGRAGSRAEALARTIHFAAGRASAPLVPLSCPLLGPELVQATVRGLSAPRAGAERATLLLLDVDELPAEAQASLVEQFGQRDLPFRIIATASAPLFDELNEPRLLADLAWRVSELVIATVPLAERPADVPLVAQALLEQVNASINKQLAGFTDEALDQLCAYHWPDDLDELADVVGQAHAAAEGPRVSAADLPRRLYLAADAQRRARKPEETIVLEDFLGEIERELLVRALRRAKGNKTRAAKLLGMTRPRLYRRLVQLGLEPGDRPPPGWPT
- a CDS encoding site-2 protease family protein encodes the protein MFLSAEPSATPYDVRFSLFGVPIRIHPLFWLFSVLMGLNLRDPGLVFIWVVACLLALLAHEFGHIAAMRYFDERGYIILHAFGGLAVSRARVQRPTLPQVVVSLAGPFAGFLFALAIYGVLFAAGRQPSWAFSPTQGIDVSFEPVAPAGLNALVVLLLEVNIYWGVLNLLPILPLDGGNVSLALFTEWRSREGVIRALQVSIATAAIVGGYAYFITRDFFLPMFFGFLGFNNYQLLQSISNRGDRPW